From the Terriglobia bacterium genome, the window GCGCATCGCGGCCATCTTCGAATCCAGATCGTCGAGGAAATGCAGCACCAGCGCCTCGCGGATCATCGGCAGTTTCGGCGATCCGAACGCGTATTCGCCGTGATGGCTGATCAACAGGTGCTGCACCACGGTCTTCAGCGGCGGAGGAAACCCCTCGATGCTGTCCATCGCCCGCCCCACCGACTCGACTTCCATCACAATATGCCCCAGCAGCTGCCCTTCGGCGGTGTAGCTGATGGCCCGCTCGTAACTCAGCTCGTCCAGCTTGCCCACGTCGTGCAGCAGCACACCGGTGAGGATGAGGTCCAGGTTCAGTTCCGGGTAGTGCCCGGCCACGGCCCGGGCCAGCCCGCACAGGCTCACGACGTGCTCCAGCAGCCCGCCCAGATAGGCGTGGTGCATCATCTTGGCCGCCGGTGCGCGCTTCAGGCGCGGCGCAATTGCCGGGTCGGTGACGATCTTTACTACCAGCTTGCGCAGCCACGCATCCCGCAGCCCTTCCGCCGTCTGCACCATCTCCGCGTACAGCTTCTCGACGTCCGCCTCGGTGTGCGGCAGGTAGTCCGCGAGATTCACTTCCTCGGGACTCGCGCGCCGGAACGACTCCAGCGCCAGTTGCGGTTTGTTCTTGTAGATTTCCACGCGCCCCTTCACGTGGATGATGTCGTCGCGCGCGATCTGGCTGG encodes:
- a CDS encoding HD domain-containing protein, with product MKNKFVADLNTEQPLTSIFLVCAKEVRNTRDGKPYLRMELGDRTGTIEARMWDRFEAAASQIARDDIIHVKGRVEIYKNKPQLALESFRRASPEEVNLADYLPHTEADVEKLYAEMVQTAEGLRDAWLRKLVVKIVTDPAIAPRLKRAPAAKMMHHAYLGGLLEHVVSLCGLARAVAGHYPELNLDLILTGVLLHDVGKLDELSYERAISYTAEGQLLGHIVMEVESVGRAMDSIEGFPPPLKTVVQHLLISHHGEYAFGSPKLPMIREALVLHFLDDLDSKMAAMRAALALNSGDPQWSEWSGALQRRFLRLEEYLQGKASGEAGKSGEAGAAKAAPGTAK